One Rosa chinensis cultivar Old Blush chromosome 3, RchiOBHm-V2, whole genome shotgun sequence DNA window includes the following coding sequences:
- the LOC112194453 gene encoding FRIGIDA-like protein 4a, whose amino-acid sequence MEEVVLDLEEWELKQSNLEKAFENCHSLCKKVEEHFNSTRNSFQTQFRELNTREEEIGLREKQLQEKESYFESLKESKEEELDAIEEVIIEKRVQVEQVKTELECVSLLIKEKSQELDSQEKRFLEVEKLVRENERECDLIQNRIEEGTTNLRRIEKVIGEMDVKVKSFRLLEKSMEDWCHKLDLKKKELEGFSENLALKKELLNQTIRELHFIANRVKYCLNEVQRKERELELKETQVESKVEEFKLTETRVNERLNEVELKQKQFYLLEKSVQEEKQHLVVLLKNAEESEKHLDSLQKLVEEGEKDMDSLSHELEREVRELDQQVKDLGLKQTQFDFLLNKEQSEHAPGATNEAIPSSSNNVTNFIPSLANMEESESSLARNAETFLSSNVQPHATSEERNVPGFLEDNKSGNDSTQNELAASLLLVPDPAKLVLNNMQKSLARYLRNGDFEESIMSSNIFILKELMIVSPLVGSHLKADSTTLAAQWKEKMRGNTVNSEESLVFLLFIAMYGLVSMLNVDEIVKLLGLISQNEKALELCHAHGFAAKITDFILILIQKKHIIEAVRFICTFKLIDKLPPIPLLKEYVEDAKKCFEVLCRIRIALDEKVKAVDNLIGYLRAVHQCIKDYNLESEFPSTDIAMQLVRLEKLKENWRILAPSVGFNDKQKEQRKRKEPDNKT is encoded by the exons ATGGAGGAGGTAGTCTTGGATTTGGAGGAATGGGAGTTGAAGCAGAGTAATCTCGAAAAGGCCTTTGAGAATTGTCATTCCCTCTGTAAGAAGGTTGAAGAGCACTTCAACTCAACCCGGAATTCGTTTCAGACTCAATTCCGAGAGCTCAATACCAGGGAGGAGGAAATCGGGCTCCGAGAGAAGCAGTTGCAAGAGAAGGAGTCCTATTTTGAGTCCCTGAAGGAATCCAAGGAGGAGGAGTTAGATGCAATTGAGGAGGTGATTATAGAGAAGCGAGTACAAGTTGAACAAGTTAAGACTGAGTTGGAGTGTGTTAGTTTATTGATTAAAGAAAAGAGCCAGGAGCTTGATAGTCAAGAGAAGAGGTTTTTGGAAGTTGAGAAGTTGGTTAGAGAAAATGAGAGGGAGTGTGATTTGATCCAAAACCGTATTGAAGAGGGGACGACTAATTTGAGgaggattgagaaagttattgggGAAATGGATGTGAAAGTGAAAAGTTTTAGATTGCTAGAGAAATCCATGGAGGATTGGTGCCATAAGCTTGACTTGAAAAAGAAGGAACTTGAAGGATTCTCTGAGAACCTTGCATTGAAAAAAGAGTTATTGAATCAAACTATTCGAGAACTTCATTTTATTGCTAACAGGGTCAAATACTGCCTCAATGAAGTTCAAAGGAAAGAGAGGGAACTTGAACTGAAAGAGACACAAGTTGAATCAAAAGTTGAGGAGTTTAAGTTGACAGAGACGAGGGTCAACGAACGCCTCAATGAGGTTGAATTGAAACAAAAGCAGTTTTATTTGCTGGAGAAGTCAGTACAAGAAGAGAAACAACATTTGGTGGTGCTCCTAAAGAATGCCGAAGAGAGTGAAAAGCATTTGGATTCACTCCAAAAGTTGGTGGAAGAGGGCGAAAAGGACATGGATTCACTATCACATGAACTTGAGAGGGAAGTGAGGGAACTTGATCAACAGGTCAAAGACCTTGGATTGAAGCAGACACAGTTTGATTTTCTATTGAACAAGGAGCAATCAGAACATGCTCCTGGGGCTACCAACGAGGCTATTCCTTCATCTAGTAACAATG TGACAAACTTCATTCCTTCCCTTGCCAATATGGAGGAATCAGAATCTTCACTAGCTAGAAATGCAGaaacttttctttcttccaaTGTTCAACCACATGCCACCAGCGAGGAAAGGAATGTGCCAGGGTTTCTAGAGGATAATAAGAGTGGGAATGATTCCACACAGAATGAATTGGCTGCTTCTCTTCTGTTGGTACCAGACCCAGCTAAACTAGTGTTGAATAACATGCAAAAATCTCTTGCTAGATACTTGAGAAATGGAGATTTTGAAGAAAGTATCATGTCGAGTAACATTTTCATACTGAAGGAGCTAATGATTGTTTCGCCACTTGTTGGATCTCATCTGAAAGCAGATTCAACAACTTTAGCAGCCCAGTGGAAAGAGAAGATGAGAGGCAATACTGTAAATTCAGAGGAAAGTTTAGtatttttgctgttcattgctATGTATGGATTGGTTTCGATGTTAAATGTAGATGAGATTGTAAAGCTTCTTGGGTTGATTTCTCAGAATGAAAAGGCTCTAGAATTGTGTCATGCACATGGTTTTGCAGCTAAGATCACTG ATTTCATTCTGATTTTGATACAAAAGAAGCATATAATTGAGGCTGTCAGATTTATTTGCACCTTCAAGTTAATTGATAAGCTACCGCCAATACCACTCTTGAAAGAATATGTGGAGGATGCAAAGAAATGTTTTGAAGTACTTTGCAGGATAAGGATTGCTCTTGATGAAAAG GTTAAGGCTGTAGACAACCTAATAGGTTATCTAAGAGCTGTGCACCAATGCATCAAAGATTATAATCTGGAGTCCGAATTTCCGTCTACAGACATTGCAATGCAATTAGTTCGACTGGAAAAACTGAAGGAGAATTGGAGAATTTTGGCGCCATCTGTTGGTTTTAATGATAAGCAAAAAGAGcagagaaaaaggaaagaacCTGATAACAAGACTTAA